In one Arthrobacter jinronghuae genomic region, the following are encoded:
- a CDS encoding MarR family winged helix-turn-helix transcriptional regulator, translated as MSLPPSRDSATENSARRRLPVGQLLVRLLAEFRRELLEEADLRGYGDLRPAHLQITGNIGTKGIRLTALAARAQLSLAATSELVNELQALGYLMRVPDPADARAKLILPTPRGLQMLSEASDKVRELEHLWGTYAGEQHFEAAMWTLQDILDATRRRAGNR; from the coding sequence ATGTCACTGCCGCCGTCAAGAGATTCCGCTACCGAAAATTCCGCTCGGAGGCGGCTCCCCGTCGGCCAGCTCCTAGTCCGGCTCCTGGCCGAATTCCGGCGTGAACTGCTGGAAGAGGCAGACCTGCGCGGATACGGGGATCTCCGCCCCGCCCACCTGCAGATCACCGGCAATATCGGCACAAAGGGCATCCGTCTGACGGCCCTCGCCGCAAGGGCACAGCTCAGCCTCGCCGCCACGTCGGAACTGGTGAATGAGCTGCAGGCTCTGGGATACCTGATGCGCGTTCCCGACCCCGCTGACGCGCGGGCAAAACTGATCCTGCCAACCCCGCGGGGTCTGCAGATGCTCAGCGAAGCTTCGGACAAAGTCCGTGAATTGGAACACCTGTGGGGAACATACGCGGGAGAGCAACACTTCGAAGCAGCAATGTGGACTCTCCAGGACATTCTGGATGCAACCCGGCGGCGTGCCGGCAACCGATAG
- a CDS encoding alpha/beta fold hydrolase translates to MFVDSETFASVTQELGRGRELFLVDGPGHGDSPGPRRLYSLQDCAAAAVQVMDALQVAAPVDWVGNAWGGHMGILLADSSPARIRTLVTIGTPAYPLSGADRRKTALLVPLYRIVGPRPLSKVVVDALVGQGAAKSAPSAASVVAAAFQRGDRQGKYWAMRSLMLRRPDLRPVLPRLQVPTLMMSGRDDPMNDVGEAERAARSMPAGRFVPVTGGGHVAPLLVAPDEVTRTILEFWAAQDGG, encoded by the coding sequence ATGTTCGTTGATTCGGAGACTTTTGCCTCCGTCACGCAGGAGCTCGGGCGCGGGCGTGAGCTCTTCCTGGTGGACGGTCCAGGGCATGGAGACAGTCCAGGCCCCCGACGGCTCTATTCATTGCAGGACTGCGCGGCAGCGGCGGTGCAGGTGATGGACGCCCTTCAGGTTGCCGCCCCGGTTGATTGGGTGGGTAACGCGTGGGGCGGACACATGGGCATACTCCTGGCAGATAGCTCTCCGGCCCGCATCAGGACCTTGGTGACCATCGGAACGCCGGCCTATCCGCTGTCCGGGGCCGATCGCCGGAAGACCGCACTCCTGGTCCCGCTGTACCGGATTGTGGGCCCGCGGCCACTCAGCAAAGTTGTGGTGGACGCGCTGGTTGGGCAGGGAGCCGCCAAGAGCGCGCCTTCTGCTGCATCCGTTGTTGCCGCCGCCTTTCAACGCGGCGACAGGCAGGGAAAATACTGGGCCATGCGCTCGCTGATGCTCCGCCGTCCGGATCTTCGCCCGGTCCTGCCGCGGCTGCAGGTGCCAACTCTGATGATGTCCGGCCGGGATGATCCCATGAACGACGTCGGTGAGGCGGAACGGGCGGCCCGTTCCATGCCTGCCGGTCGGTTCGTTCCTGTGACGGGCGGTGGACACGTCGCGCCGCTGCTCGTGGCTCCGGATGAGGTCACCCGGACCATCCTGGAGTTCTGGGCCGCTCAGGACGGCGGATAG
- a CDS encoding carbon-nitrogen hydrolase family protein, producing the protein MLVSVGQFSPSGEVRENLDTMRSLAGKARAEGSELIIFPEESMFSIGKVEGSLAAAVDASWTTFVSQLSLLAAELEIAVIAGGYESSGEERPFNTLVLIDSTGRIVDTYRKLHLYDAFSYAESTRIKPGDGGVKVMQVGDLRVGVMTCYDLRFPELARALADLDADLLAVPAAWFKGEHKIDHWETLLKARAIENTLWVAAAGTSSRHTVGHSAILDPMGVPQAALEDEREAVVTADVTRQRIDDVRQFLPVLRNRRFAGNARIVEAH; encoded by the coding sequence GTGTTAGTCAGCGTCGGTCAGTTCAGCCCCTCCGGTGAGGTCCGGGAGAACCTGGACACCATGCGTTCCCTGGCCGGCAAGGCCCGCGCCGAGGGCTCGGAGCTGATCATTTTCCCCGAAGAATCCATGTTCAGCATCGGCAAGGTGGAAGGATCGCTGGCCGCCGCCGTCGACGCCTCCTGGACCACCTTCGTCTCCCAGCTGTCCCTGCTCGCCGCCGAGCTGGAAATCGCGGTGATCGCCGGCGGCTACGAGTCCAGCGGCGAGGAACGGCCGTTCAACACCCTGGTCCTCATCGATTCCACCGGACGGATTGTGGACACGTACCGCAAGCTTCACCTCTACGACGCGTTTTCCTACGCCGAATCGACCCGGATCAAACCGGGCGACGGCGGCGTGAAGGTTATGCAGGTAGGGGACCTCCGGGTGGGGGTCATGACCTGCTATGACCTGCGCTTCCCGGAACTGGCACGGGCGCTCGCCGACCTCGACGCGGATTTGCTGGCTGTGCCGGCGGCCTGGTTCAAGGGTGAGCACAAGATCGACCACTGGGAAACCCTGCTCAAGGCGCGTGCCATTGAAAACACGCTGTGGGTTGCCGCGGCGGGAACCTCCAGCCGGCATACCGTGGGCCACTCCGCCATTTTGGACCCCATGGGAGTGCCGCAGGCCGCGCTGGAGGACGAGCGTGAGGCCGTAGTGACGGCGGACGTCACCCGCCAGCGGATCGACGACGTACGGCAGTTCCTGCCGGTGTTGAGGAACCGCCGCTTTGCCGGAAATGCGCGGATTGTGGAGGCGCACTAG
- a CDS encoding RNA polymerase sigma factor, translating into MPAPLTEQTLRDARARKPAALREIYDDFAPGILGYLRSKGCDDPEALTQEVFLTLFSKLDTLKGGLRGARTFAFSVAHARMVDDVRRREREPVMAVFDPELDRREAESAEESVLGAVAGAEHLLEGLTQQQQEVLLLRVVADLSIEESAKIMGRSAGAVKQLQRRALGVLKNQLERKEVPDNERAS; encoded by the coding sequence GTGCCTGCACCGCTTACTGAGCAAACGCTCCGTGATGCGCGTGCCCGAAAACCGGCGGCTTTGCGGGAAATCTACGACGACTTCGCGCCCGGCATTCTCGGCTACCTCCGCTCCAAGGGGTGCGATGACCCCGAAGCGCTCACGCAGGAAGTCTTCCTGACGCTGTTCTCCAAACTGGACACGCTTAAGGGAGGGCTCCGCGGGGCCCGTACCTTCGCTTTCTCCGTTGCCCACGCCCGTATGGTGGACGACGTCCGACGGCGCGAGCGCGAGCCGGTAATGGCCGTGTTCGATCCGGAGCTGGACCGCCGTGAAGCCGAATCCGCGGAAGAAAGCGTGCTCGGCGCCGTTGCGGGAGCCGAGCACCTGCTGGAAGGGCTCACGCAGCAGCAACAGGAAGTCCTGCTGCTGCGCGTGGTGGCCGATCTTTCCATTGAAGAATCGGCGAAGATCATGGGGCGCAGTGCCGGTGCGGTCAAGCAGCTCCAGCGCCGCGCACTGGGTGTACTCAAGAACCAACTCGAACGGAAGGAGGTACCGGACAATGAACGAGCATCCTGA
- a CDS encoding CoA-binding protein yields the protein MSADTTARQRTWTGPTAPERLALLRSAESIAIVGASDKPSRASYFVATYLLSSSRYRVYFVNPTAKEILGRPVYASLADLPEAPDIVDVFRRHEDLPAVLAETKAAGAGTLWLQLGSWHEEVARQAEASGLSVVMDRCVKIEHARFHGGLNLAGFNTGVISSKRQLTA from the coding sequence ATGTCCGCTGACACCACTGCCCGGCAACGCACCTGGACCGGCCCGACGGCGCCGGAGCGGCTTGCGCTGCTGCGCTCGGCCGAGTCGATCGCCATTGTCGGGGCCTCGGACAAGCCCTCGCGTGCGTCCTACTTCGTCGCCACGTATCTACTCTCTTCCTCGCGGTACCGGGTGTATTTCGTGAACCCGACGGCGAAGGAGATCCTGGGCCGACCGGTGTATGCCTCGCTGGCGGACCTGCCCGAGGCCCCGGACATCGTGGACGTGTTCCGCCGGCACGAGGACCTGCCGGCGGTGCTGGCGGAGACGAAAGCTGCAGGGGCCGGGACCCTCTGGCTCCAGCTGGGGTCGTGGCATGAAGAGGTTGCCCGGCAGGCCGAAGCGTCAGGACTGAGCGTGGTGATGGACCGCTGCGTGAAGATCGAGCATGCCCGCTTCCACGGCGGCCTGAACCTGGCCGGTTTTAACACCGGGGTGATCTCCTCCAAGCGGCAGCTGACGGCTTAG
- a CDS encoding O-acetylhomoserine aminocarboxypropyltransferase/cysteine synthase family protein, with the protein MSEHQFGFRTRALHAGGTPDALHGARAVPIYQSTSFVFKDTADAANLFSLQKYGNIYSRIGNPTVAAFEERIAALEGGIGAVATASGMSAEFITFAALCSAGDHIVASAQLYGGTLTQLDVTLRRFGIDTTFVPGTDPADYAAAVQENTKAVYAEVVANPSGEVTDIEALARVAHDAGVPLILDATLSTPYLVQPFAHGADIVIHSATKFLGGHGTTLGGVVVESGRFDWGNGKFPAMTEPVPSYGNISWWGNFGEYGFLTKLRSEQLRDIGPALSATSAFALLQGVETLAQRMDEHLRNAQAVAEWLEADPRVSWVSYAGLPSHPHYGRARKYLPKGPGSVFSFGVRGGRAAGQTFIESLQLASHLANVGDSRTLVIHPGSTTHQQLSPDQLISAGVPEDLIRISVGLEDLDDILWDLDSALTAATGAAPTTVPSVEEEIAHVR; encoded by the coding sequence ATGAGTGAACATCAGTTCGGTTTCCGCACGCGTGCCCTGCACGCCGGCGGCACCCCCGACGCCCTGCACGGCGCCCGCGCCGTCCCCATCTACCAGTCGACGTCCTTCGTCTTCAAGGACACCGCCGACGCCGCCAATCTGTTCTCCCTGCAGAAGTACGGCAACATCTACTCGCGGATCGGCAACCCCACCGTCGCCGCGTTCGAAGAGCGCATTGCCGCCCTGGAGGGAGGCATCGGAGCGGTGGCGACGGCGTCGGGCATGTCCGCCGAATTCATCACCTTCGCCGCCCTCTGCTCCGCCGGGGACCACATCGTGGCGTCCGCCCAGCTTTACGGCGGCACGCTCACGCAGCTGGACGTGACCCTGCGCCGGTTCGGGATCGACACCACGTTTGTCCCGGGCACCGATCCGGCGGACTATGCCGCGGCGGTGCAGGAGAACACCAAGGCCGTGTACGCCGAGGTCGTCGCCAATCCCAGCGGCGAAGTCACCGATATCGAGGCGTTGGCCCGGGTGGCTCACGACGCCGGTGTGCCGCTGATCCTGGACGCCACCTTGAGCACCCCGTATCTGGTCCAGCCGTTCGCGCACGGCGCGGACATCGTTATCCATTCCGCCACGAAGTTCCTGGGCGGACACGGCACCACCCTCGGCGGCGTCGTCGTCGAAAGCGGCCGGTTCGACTGGGGCAACGGAAAGTTCCCGGCCATGACCGAACCGGTACCCAGCTACGGCAACATCTCTTGGTGGGGGAACTTCGGCGAATACGGGTTCCTGACCAAGCTGCGCTCCGAGCAGCTGCGTGACATCGGCCCCGCGCTGAGTGCAACGTCGGCGTTTGCGCTGCTGCAGGGTGTGGAGACGCTGGCCCAGCGCATGGACGAACACCTTCGCAACGCACAGGCGGTGGCCGAATGGCTCGAAGCGGATCCGCGGGTGTCCTGGGTCAGCTACGCCGGGCTGCCGTCGCATCCGCATTATGGGCGGGCGCGGAAGTACCTGCCCAAGGGGCCCGGCTCGGTCTTCAGCTTCGGGGTCCGGGGCGGACGGGCGGCGGGGCAGACCTTCATCGAGTCCCTGCAGCTTGCCTCCCACCTGGCCAACGTGGGTGACTCCCGCACGCTGGTGATCCATCCGGGGTCCACCACGCACCAGCAGCTGTCGCCCGACCAGCTCATCAGCGCCGGCGTTCCCGAGGACCTGATCCGCATTTCGGTGGGTCTGGAGGACCTGGATGACATTCTCTGGGACCTGGATTCCGCGCTGACGGCGGCCACCGGGGCTGCGCCCACCACCGTTCCGTCTGTTGAGGAGGAGATTGCCCATGTCCGCTGA
- the acs gene encoding acetate--CoA ligase → MGGEEMGLTAVSATLPEPATESERIAFWESAARRLEWETPWHTAHTFEKPQRLSGPDIPEADAEYTVPAIEWFAGGRLNAAVNCVDRHVAAGRGNRVALHFEGEPGDRRTLTYNELLREVSRAANALQDLGIGAGDRVVIYLPVLVETIVITLACARIGAVHSLVFGGFSAEALKFRVRDTGAKLLVTTDGQYRRGKAVPVKDNADTAVAGAATVEHVLVVRRTGSPVTWVDGRDVWWHETVETASDVHTPAAFDAEAPLFIMYTSGTTGRPKGLVHTTGGYLTQAAESYAYLFSHPDPAQRSADVHWCTADLAWVTAHTYEIYGPLANGATQVIFEGTPDTPHPGRHLEIIERYGVTSYYTAPTLVRSLMGWFPNGIPDVYDLSSIRLLGTVGEAVNPEAWRWLRRELGRGEVPVLDTWWQSETGAAILSPRPTDTVFKPGCAARALPGVGTRIVDADGNRVPPDIQGYIVVDRPGPAMARTVWGDPRRYLDSYWRQYAQQGWFLAGDGARYDGDGDTWILGRVDDVLNVSGHRLSTIEIESALVSHPWVVEAGVCAVADPRTGHAVVAFVVLAAGADPDAAAEHLRAHVGREIGPIARPAAVVVVRDVPKTRSGKILRRLLAQLFEGTPLGDTSSLQNEPCITQISAELRRRREG, encoded by the coding sequence ATGGGCGGTGAAGAAATGGGCCTGACCGCAGTCTCCGCCACACTGCCGGAGCCGGCCACGGAAAGCGAACGCATTGCGTTCTGGGAATCCGCTGCCCGCCGCCTCGAGTGGGAAACGCCGTGGCACACGGCCCACACCTTTGAAAAACCCCAGCGGCTCAGCGGACCGGACATCCCGGAGGCCGACGCCGAGTACACCGTTCCTGCCATCGAATGGTTCGCCGGCGGCCGGTTGAACGCGGCGGTGAACTGCGTGGACCGGCATGTGGCGGCCGGCCGCGGGAACCGGGTGGCCCTGCATTTCGAAGGCGAGCCCGGCGACCGGCGCACCCTCACCTACAACGAGCTGCTCCGCGAGGTCAGCCGTGCCGCGAACGCCCTGCAGGACCTGGGCATCGGGGCCGGCGACCGGGTGGTGATCTATCTGCCCGTGCTGGTGGAAACCATCGTGATCACCCTGGCCTGCGCCCGGATCGGTGCCGTGCACTCGCTGGTGTTCGGCGGGTTCTCCGCCGAAGCGCTGAAGTTCCGCGTCCGGGACACCGGCGCCAAGCTGCTGGTCACCACGGACGGCCAGTACCGCCGCGGCAAGGCCGTGCCGGTCAAGGACAACGCGGATACCGCCGTCGCCGGGGCGGCCACCGTTGAACACGTGCTGGTGGTCCGCCGCACCGGCTCCCCGGTCACCTGGGTGGACGGCCGTGACGTGTGGTGGCACGAAACGGTGGAGACGGCGTCGGACGTGCATACTCCCGCCGCGTTCGACGCGGAGGCGCCGCTGTTCATCATGTACACCTCCGGCACCACCGGCCGGCCGAAGGGCCTGGTCCACACCACCGGCGGCTACCTGACCCAGGCGGCGGAGAGCTACGCGTACCTCTTCAGCCATCCCGATCCCGCACAGCGGAGCGCGGACGTGCACTGGTGCACCGCCGATCTGGCCTGGGTCACCGCCCACACCTATGAGATCTACGGACCGCTCGCGAACGGTGCCACGCAGGTGATCTTCGAAGGCACCCCGGACACCCCGCATCCGGGCCGGCATCTGGAGATCATCGAACGCTACGGCGTGACCAGCTACTACACCGCCCCCACCCTGGTGCGGTCCCTGATGGGCTGGTTCCCGAACGGCATCCCGGACGTCTATGACCTCTCCTCCATCCGCCTGCTCGGCACCGTGGGCGAGGCCGTTAACCCGGAGGCCTGGCGCTGGCTCCGCCGCGAACTCGGCCGGGGCGAGGTGCCGGTGCTCGATACCTGGTGGCAGTCCGAAACGGGTGCGGCCATCCTCTCCCCGCGGCCTACTGACACCGTGTTCAAGCCCGGCTGCGCGGCCCGGGCGCTGCCCGGCGTCGGCACCCGGATCGTGGACGCGGACGGCAATCGGGTGCCGCCGGACATCCAGGGCTACATAGTGGTGGACCGGCCAGGCCCGGCCATGGCCCGCACGGTCTGGGGCGACCCGCGGCGCTACCTCGACTCCTATTGGCGGCAGTACGCACAGCAGGGCTGGTTCCTGGCCGGTGACGGCGCGCGGTACGACGGCGACGGCGACACCTGGATCCTGGGCCGGGTGGACGACGTGCTGAACGTGTCCGGGCACCGGCTGTCCACCATTGAAATCGAATCGGCACTGGTCTCTCATCCCTGGGTGGTGGAAGCCGGTGTCTGCGCGGTCGCCGATCCCCGCACCGGACATGCTGTCGTCGCGTTTGTGGTGCTTGCGGCGGGCGCGGACCCGGACGCGGCCGCCGAGCACCTCCGGGCGCACGTGGGCCGGGAGATCGGACCAATCGCCCGGCCCGCCGCCGTCGTTGTTGTCCGCGACGTGCCCAAGACCCGGTCCGGGAAGATCCTCCGCCGCCTACTGGCCCAGCTGTTCGAGGGGACCCCGCTGGGCGATACCAGCAGCCTCCAGAACGAACCCTGCATCACGCAGATCTCCGCCGAACTCCGGCGCCGGCGGGAGGGCTAG
- a CDS encoding ABC transporter permease: MSAPASSAAATRTGGTPARGTLKAPAGRAGGWLDQRLARLGLGLLVPVLLLAAWQLTSTAGVFSAVQLPSPGAVYNAAADLVQRGQLGTHIAISTQRVLTGFAIGSALGLVLGALLGLSRLADALLGPVIGALRAVPSLAWVPLLILWMKIGEDSKITLITIGAFFPVFTTVALALRHVDRNLVEAARAFGLRGVKLLTTVQLPAVVPAVCSGLRLALAQSWLFLVAAELIASSMGLGFLLMDSQNNGRTDRMFLAIITLAVFGKATDALLGIAEKWAVKKWA; encoded by the coding sequence ATGAGCGCCCCGGCATCTTCCGCCGCTGCGACCCGGACCGGCGGGACGCCGGCCCGCGGCACCTTGAAGGCACCCGCCGGGAGAGCCGGCGGCTGGCTGGATCAGCGGCTTGCACGGCTCGGCTTAGGACTTCTCGTCCCCGTGTTGCTGCTCGCCGCCTGGCAGCTCACCTCCACTGCCGGAGTCTTCAGCGCAGTGCAGCTGCCCTCCCCCGGAGCGGTGTACAACGCCGCAGCTGATCTGGTGCAGCGCGGCCAGCTCGGCACCCATATCGCGATCTCCACCCAGCGGGTGCTCACCGGTTTCGCCATCGGCTCGGCGCTGGGGCTGGTCCTGGGCGCACTGCTCGGCCTGTCCCGGTTGGCCGATGCCCTGCTGGGCCCGGTGATCGGAGCCCTGCGGGCGGTGCCGTCCCTGGCCTGGGTGCCCCTGTTGATCCTGTGGATGAAGATCGGTGAGGACTCCAAAATCACGCTGATCACCATCGGCGCGTTTTTCCCCGTTTTCACCACGGTTGCCCTGGCCCTGCGCCATGTGGACCGGAACCTGGTGGAGGCGGCCCGGGCCTTCGGACTGCGCGGGGTGAAGCTGCTGACCACCGTCCAGCTGCCGGCCGTGGTGCCGGCGGTCTGCTCCGGCCTGCGGCTCGCGCTGGCCCAGTCCTGGCTGTTCCTGGTCGCGGCCGAACTGATTGCGTCCTCGATGGGGTTGGGGTTCCTGCTGATGGATTCGCAGAACAACGGCCGGACGGACCGGATGTTCCTGGCCATCATCACGCTCGCCGTCTTCGGCAAGGCCACCGATGCCCTGCTGGGCATCGCGGAGAAATGGGCGGTGAAGAAATGGGCCTGA
- a CDS encoding aliphatic sulfonate ABC transporter substrate-binding protein: MNSRSPLQNRTARTLAAATAVAALALTGCVAGEDSTGASAVQDADGGTLTLDFATYNPLSLIIKDQGWLEDSLAEEGVTVEWVQSAGSNKANENLRSGAIDVGSTAGSAALLNRANGSPIKAIDVFSQPEWAALVVGADSDITSVADLAGRSVAATKGTDPYFFLVQALEEAGLSLSDVTVEQLQHADGRAALDNGAVDAWAGLDPIMADAEQNGARLAYRNLDFNTYGLLAANESFLAEDPEQAQAVVNAYEKARAWAAENPDETAQILADVAGLDPAVAKTVILERSNLDVDPAPGEAQRSVLAKIGPTLVETGDVASQEQVDDALDSLLDDSYVQNADPDALGASS; encoded by the coding sequence ATGAACAGCCGTTCTCCACTCCAGAACCGCACCGCCCGCACGCTCGCCGCAGCCACCGCCGTCGCCGCCCTTGCCCTCACCGGGTGCGTCGCCGGAGAAGACTCCACCGGTGCGTCCGCCGTCCAAGACGCCGACGGCGGCACCCTGACCCTCGATTTCGCTACCTACAACCCGCTGAGCCTGATCATCAAGGACCAGGGCTGGCTGGAGGACTCCCTGGCCGAGGAGGGAGTCACGGTGGAATGGGTCCAGTCCGCCGGCTCCAACAAGGCCAATGAGAACCTCCGCTCCGGTGCCATCGATGTGGGTTCCACCGCGGGCTCGGCGGCTCTGCTGAACCGGGCCAACGGTTCCCCGATCAAGGCCATCGATGTGTTCTCCCAGCCGGAATGGGCCGCCCTGGTGGTCGGCGCCGACTCCGACATCACCTCGGTGGCGGATCTGGCGGGCAGGTCCGTAGCCGCAACAAAGGGTACAGACCCGTACTTCTTCCTGGTCCAGGCGTTGGAGGAGGCGGGCCTGAGCCTCTCGGATGTCACCGTGGAGCAGCTGCAGCACGCTGACGGCCGGGCTGCGCTGGACAACGGGGCCGTCGATGCATGGGCCGGGCTGGATCCGATCATGGCCGACGCCGAGCAGAACGGCGCCCGGCTGGCGTACCGCAACCTGGACTTCAATACCTACGGGCTCCTGGCCGCCAACGAATCCTTCCTGGCGGAGGACCCCGAGCAGGCGCAGGCCGTGGTCAACGCCTATGAAAAGGCCCGTGCCTGGGCCGCGGAAAACCCGGACGAAACCGCGCAGATCCTGGCCGATGTGGCCGGACTGGACCCCGCAGTCGCCAAAACGGTGATTCTGGAGCGCAGCAACCTGGACGTTGACCCGGCACCCGGCGAGGCCCAGCGCAGTGTCCTGGCGAAGATCGGCCCCACGCTGGTGGAGACCGGCGACGTGGCCAGCCAGGAGCAGGTCGACGACGCCCTGGACAGCCTTCTGGACGACTCCTATGTGCAGAACGCGGATCCGGATGCCCTCGGAGCGTCCTCATGA
- a CDS encoding ABC transporter ATP-binding protein — MTAVLPSSTSGTGPSAALPVKFAGLGRSFGSGPNEHVVLRDITFEVRPGEVLAILGPSGCGKSTLLRAAAGLDLPTDGSILIDGKSVSGIDDRCAVAFQEPRLLPWQTLQANIAIGLPKSASASRGKAKVAELLDLVGLSAFAKHRPRAVSGGMAQRTSLARALAREPGVLLLDEPFGALDALTRLKMQDLLLALHRAAPATVLLVTHDVDEALQLADRIIVLGSQDGAPGATITEVVTVPGARPRDRASAELARMRGELLALLGVERH; from the coding sequence ATGACTGCAGTACTGCCCTCTTCCACGTCCGGCACAGGACCCAGTGCGGCCCTGCCGGTAAAGTTCGCCGGGCTCGGCCGCAGCTTCGGCTCCGGACCGAACGAACATGTAGTCCTTCGGGACATCACTTTCGAGGTCCGGCCCGGCGAGGTGCTGGCCATCCTGGGCCCGAGCGGCTGCGGCAAGTCCACCCTGCTGCGGGCCGCCGCCGGCCTGGACCTGCCCACTGACGGCAGCATCCTGATCGACGGCAAGTCCGTCAGCGGGATAGACGACCGCTGCGCCGTCGCCTTCCAGGAACCGCGGCTGCTGCCGTGGCAGACGCTGCAGGCCAATATTGCGATCGGTCTGCCCAAGTCCGCGAGCGCCAGCCGGGGGAAGGCCAAGGTTGCCGAGCTCCTGGACCTGGTGGGACTGTCCGCCTTCGCCAAGCACCGGCCGCGGGCGGTGTCCGGGGGCATGGCCCAGCGGACCTCCCTGGCCCGGGCGCTGGCCCGGGAACCCGGCGTCCTGCTCCTGGATGAACCCTTTGGTGCCCTCGACGCACTGACCCGGCTGAAGATGCAGGACCTGCTGCTCGCCCTGCACCGGGCAGCGCCCGCCACGGTACTGTTGGTGACCCACGACGTGGATGAAGCCCTGCAGCTGGCGGACCGCATCATTGTCCTCGGCAGCCAGGACGGCGCCCCCGGTGCCACCATCACCGAGGTTGTCACCGTTCCCGGCGCCCGGCCCCGTGACCGGGCCTCGGCGGAACTGGCCCGAATGCGCGGCGAGCTCCTCGCCCTTCTCGGCGTCGAGCGCCACTAG
- a CDS encoding alpha/beta fold hydrolase has protein sequence MESASGASGIVMSADGTPIAWSRRGSGPPLAIVGPLLAHRSSPATVVLADALSKNHTVYTYDRRGIGESGMGEEYTAESDVDDLLAVLQVAGGSTDLYGFDEGAFLALRAAEESTVVSRVVALEPTLSLADGEDELMVLQTEIEGLSGVSIPVLVMAGSSSGDDTQDLARQTAEALDSGEFLLVESDTRGIPDAALTDAIESFLA, from the coding sequence ATGGAATCAGCTTCGGGTGCCTCCGGAATCGTGATGTCCGCCGATGGAACGCCCATTGCGTGGTCCCGGCGGGGCAGCGGCCCTCCGCTGGCGATCGTCGGACCCCTGCTGGCGCACCGCAGCAGTCCCGCGACGGTGGTCCTGGCGGATGCCCTCTCGAAAAACCATACGGTCTACACCTATGACCGCCGGGGCATCGGCGAAAGCGGCATGGGCGAGGAATACACGGCGGAGTCGGACGTCGATGACCTGCTCGCCGTCCTTCAGGTAGCCGGGGGATCAACTGACCTTTACGGCTTTGATGAAGGCGCGTTCCTGGCGCTGAGGGCCGCGGAGGAATCCACGGTGGTCAGCCGGGTGGTCGCGCTGGAACCAACCCTGTCCCTCGCTGACGGGGAGGACGAACTGATGGTCCTGCAGACCGAGATCGAGGGCCTCAGCGGCGTCAGCATCCCCGTTCTCGTTATGGCCGGCAGCAGCAGCGGCGACGATACCCAGGACCTGGCGCGGCAAACCGCCGAGGCCTTGGACTCCGGGGAGTTCCTGCTGGTGGAATCGGATACCCGCGGTATTCCTGATGCGGCCCTGACCGACGCCATCGAGTCTTTCCTGGCCTAA
- a CDS encoding CoA-binding protein yields the protein MAHANDPAAIERLLRNKGARWAIVGLSNNPLRPAVGVSRFIQDQLGMEIIPVSLKGDDVHGNKGYRRLSEIPGSIDVVDCFVNSARVGDIVDQAIEVGAKAVWMQLGVVDEAAAARAAAAGLDVVMDACPVIEAPRLGL from the coding sequence GTGGCACACGCTAACGACCCAGCGGCAATCGAACGGCTGCTCCGGAACAAGGGGGCCCGGTGGGCGATCGTGGGCTTGTCCAATAACCCGCTCCGCCCCGCCGTCGGCGTCTCACGCTTTATCCAGGACCAGCTGGGCATGGAGATCATCCCGGTGAGCCTGAAGGGCGATGACGTGCACGGCAACAAGGGATACCGCCGGCTCAGTGAAATCCCGGGAAGCATCGACGTAGTGGATTGCTTCGTGAATTCCGCCCGGGTGGGCGACATTGTGGACCAGGCCATCGAAGTGGGCGCCAAGGCGGTCTGGATGCAGCTCGGCGTGGTGGACGAAGCGGCAGCCGCGCGTGCGGCGGCGGCAGGGCTCGACGTCGTGATGGACGCCTGCCCGGTCATCGAAGCACCGCGCCTCGGGCTCTAG